The sequence ggGCATTTGGGTCGTCCTTCCTGGGTCTTCCAGTTGTTGTAGCAAGGGCACATTTGCTTGTTGCCAACGACGCCCGGAGGAACACATTTGCATTTGGCACAGCACTTCTCGCAGAAGAACATGCACGGCTTCTTGTGCGATGTCGCCGAGCAACGGTTCTTACATCTCGGCGTGCACGCTGCAATCACGAGTAACATCGATTGTCAAGTTCAAATTCATAAAAACTCGAGAATAAATCCTCCCCTCCTACTCCACTACATGCACCCTCGAGCAACCTCGAAGTTGGTGTACGCAAAGAGAAAAGAAGGGTTGATGAAAACagtaaataaattgaagaacTCAGTTTTATAACGTTTACCTGACTGAGGAAGCGTCTTGTAAGCCTGCGCATGAATTAACAGAACAAAACGAGGAAAGAAACTAAGTCAGAAAAAGAGTAGATTCCATATATTTCTTAGAAATATGTTATCAGGATCTGAATCAAAACTGTCTGAATTTTGATCTAACAATTAGTGCATGTGAACTTCTACGGTAAATAAAGGTCGAAATTTCGAGTCAAATTTGAATGGTTCAACAATTTAACTTTCAACCGTCAGTTAGAGTTTTTATAGTCAATAATGAGGAAGACGGCGAAATTTCGACAATGCAGTATAAGTAAGAAGATGAATGCACCTCAGCTACGTGAGAGAATGTGAGTAGAACAAGCAGAGAAACCAGGATCAAGACGGAGGTGTATCGACTTGCTGCCATTGCTGTGAGTGAAGAGCAAAGAGAACTGCTTTCTGCTTTCTGGTAGAAGACTTGTGGGGTTATTTATAGGATATGAAATATTATGATTAGGGGAATAAAAAGAAAAGCGTAGTTTAAGGCGTGGAATTGGGGTCTCAAAAGTCCATGTGGGATCGAGCTGCGTGCGCTGAAGGCGCCGTGTTTGGcgtttggttttgttttagggtttttgcttgctttgctttgcttttgctttttcaaCTGCAACGCCATGTTACTTATTGTCTTCTTTCATTCTTTTCCTAACAGATCCAATCTCCATTTTCTaccttttttgtcttttttttttcttttctgagcAATATTTTAGACCCACTGCTTTTTTTTTGTCCATtactttttagttttagttttacgTGACGGGATAAGCTGCCCAACGAATTGACAATAATTTGATATCGAACTCTCTATttgtaaaattgttcaacatgaGTAACACTTCATTGTAGCATTGTTGCATTAGTGGCAACAACTATTAATTCAATTCCCCTATGTTGAACgatatcaaaagtatctcaaGTTCTTTATGGTCTAAAAAGCGATATTTGTAAGGAGGTCAGATTCAAACACAAAACCTCGAGAACGTGATGAACATTTCTAACCACAAAAATTTTATGATGATCTAGATTATAGAATAGTCGAAGTTGTTTATTGTCAAATCTTACTTTTTCAAAAGATTTAACACTTAAAGACCCGAAGTATCAttcttcccaaaaaaaaaacctccaaaATCATACCCTCTTTGGACCCGGAAGGAATAAATAGCCGTAGCTTGTCACCAGTTGTttctttcaaaaataaaaaataaaaataaaaaataaaaaccctccGAAATATATAACAATGTGAATTGTGATGGCACCACTTGGATATTGTGTGCTTACTTTTACAAGACGTTTTGATGAGATCTAATTTAATCTCAAGTGTGCCATGTGTGCAGTGCGGTGCATATGTTGCATGTGAACGAACATGCAAATCGCAACATGGTTTTTAATTTGTTGCTCTGATGTACTAGTGCATCTCAAGCCACCGACTTAAATAATATCCCTATGTGGGTAAGATTTGTTAAATTTAGTAATCCCCTGTGAATTGTGATGGCACCCAATACGGAAGCACTACTACGTACAAGGGATGACAATCCTCTCAGcatcctctttgtggggatcctagaCATCCTCACATCATAgtcgttcatcatatatcgtgcgaTCCGTTTTCGTTGGatactatttgtatttaattttaaataaaaaaattaaaataatttatgatcacacgatatacgataaacagtTAGAATGTGAGAATCCCTACAATTTGAATCCAAAGAAGATCCAAATCCTTCTACAAGTTAATTACTTATTTAAAGAAAGAATATCGACGagaatatcaaaataaaaaaatggttgAAGAAGGTGTGGTATATCATCATCTTGTAATCGTGGGTGATgcaaggtttttatttttattttattttagggaGACTTTGAATTAAGGTTGGGTTCGGTTGGCAAACCGTGCCAAATTTTGTGTGCCACCAGCCAGTCATATATACACAATTACTGAAAATCATCTATTGCCAACCAACCGTTATTTTGCGATTGCCGAAAACCGGTTTAGCTGAAATTGTTGGTTGGTTCGGTTGGTAAATGGCACTAGCAGTACGTAGCAACTGATATGGTACAAATTATATAATAGTTCTCAAAATTTGTAAGCATATATAGAATGTCATTGTTTCATAAGGCAAGCAGCAACTAATATCGTATATACTTGCAATTTTATTAAGGCAGCAAGCACAAGGTAACAAGCAGAAACTGATATCACATATACACAAACTATTATGatttaattataatcaaatcacATTAATTCGAACCTTGTAAGCATCATTCATATGATATTACATCATAGGACAACAAAAAGCAACTAAACTAACTAAAAATATAGAATGGAAATCACATCATTGCTTCATAAGGCAACAactgttggaaatttgagtaatTTGAGTAGAAATTTATTTGTCCCACACTGGTCATTCctaaaagattttatcactttataaggcttcgTCATTTATAGAAAATGATTAGAGTAATAGGCCTGAAgcataaaattgggctcacccttggggttgtGCTTTGGGGTGCACTAATTAATTGGTATagataattaatattaattatcaaaagatgggtcTTGGGCTTTGGGGTTAGGCTTTGGGGTGcactatttaattaattatttttaattaatttcgaatttaattaattatttattttttaccaaCAGACTCATCCTTTCAGATAAAGTCTGAAGAGTTCAGAAAGAATacagagcaaagcacccctcTGGAGAAGATGTCTCACAACAGACACATCTcattctcatacctgttgcgaacatGCATCcttctattatatatacattcatctgcatgacatttagaacacagaaaatcaatattcttcttctacaatcacaAACATCCtttctgagagaaccacacagaaattcgccagaagttaagttttccagtgctggaattctaacttgatcgttgaatcctgatGAAGCAGAcatccgtagaactacaagcatggAAATCAAATCATTCGTGCAGTCTATTATGGGAGAGCAGGACACCAGCACGGTGGCTTTTGATTCGTCAATGAGAAGAGGAAAACTGCGAGCGGGGCTGCGCTACAGGAGATCATCGGGAAGTGCTGAGTAGAAAGAAACTGAGAGTTGCGTGTGGGTTTTAATTTTCTAGACCATTAAATGACTTTTGCATGCAAAACAATACCTAAGATAATTTTAAAGTatttaagaaaatatatatcGGTTGTTATGGTATACCACCGGTATAAGAAAACACAAACCAAAGTCGTACCGTTAATGATCGGTTCGGTTTCATGCCAACCGATTTTGAAGATATACCCAAATACTACCGTACCAATAGGAGCCCCACCGGTTCAGTTCAGTCGGTAAGTCGGTACATGGCAAAAAATTTCAGCCATACTTTGGATGTGGTCcttagttatgaatattctttgattgaaacattgttgatttttaagttttgatcgaggtccctgaaattaatgtgataatttatttctatatacGTTACTATatgttttaaattaaaaattagaaattttagttgtttatataaatgagattttaaataaaaaaccataatttgtgggattaaaaatattaaaatataaatatactattgtgtgtgtatatatatataaacatgggtacattcatcaaaattaaccaaaaaaattattgtgtcaaaacatgggtacattcttcaaaatcacaaaaaaacaaaaaaaagtattaggcttaataacattagtaaatttctttgattaaacttgacacggatacattttaaaatcaaagaaaaaagaatgtacccatataagtttaaaaatggattagaaaaaaattgaatatattatatatatatatataagggtacattttacatataacaaattggtatatttaagaatgagtacattttacgattaaaaagttttacatgaatgggtacatataattagcttgggcacatttagcaaaataaaaactacaaataataaaaatatatgggtacaaatgcaaataaactttgaaaaaatataagcacaaaaagaaattaaaatatgggtacaaattaaaattgaaaagaaaattggtacaaatttaaaaaaaaattacaaattaaaaatgggtacaaactaaaactaaaacaacAATGTTATTCTTACCACATTAATATACCACATTAGTATACCATATTATGTGACATCTGATGTGGCTGTCCA is a genomic window of Malus domestica chromosome 09, GDT2T_hap1 containing:
- the LOC103444195 gene encoding protein RSI-1 gives rise to the protein MAASRYTSVLILVSLLVLLTFSHVAEAYKTLPQSACTPRCKNRCSATSHKKPCMFFCEKCCAKCKCVPPGVVGNKQMCPCYNNWKTQEGRPKCP